The Nostoc sp. NIES-3756 DNA window TTTTCTTTGGCAACTGAGAAAAGCTAAATTATGTAGATATTACCCAGACTTAGTTCAACATTTATTATAGTGGTTTAATATGCCCTGGCGAATCTACTATAGAATCCTATTTGATTTTTGAATACTCATAGTCGCTGTTGACTGTCAACGACCAAGAGAAATATGTATAACTCATTTAGGTTCACTATGGCTGATTCACCAAAATTATTTTTGTAGTAAGTTTAATTTTAAAAGCGGCCTGATTCTCAATGAGCGATAAGAGCGAAAGTTACAAAGTTATTAGCGATAACCGACAAGCCCGTTACTTGTACGAAATTCTGGAAACTTATGAAGCTGGTATTCAGTTGACAGGAACAGAAGTTAAGTCAATTCGTGCCGGGAAAGTAAATCTTCAAGATGGTTATGCTTTACTGCGAGATGGAGAAATATGGCTAATTAACGTCCATATATCCCCCTATAATGCCAGTGGGCAATATTTTAATCACGAACCACGCCGGACACGCAAGCTGCTATTACACCGTCAGGAAATTCGTAAGCTGATAGGCAAGGTAGAACAGCAAGGTTTGACATTAGTACCGTTAAAAATGTACCTCAAACGCGGCTGGGTGAAAATTAGTATTGCTCTTGGTAAAGGTAAAAAGCTCCACGATAAGCGAGACGACCTCAAACGCCGTCAGGATCAGCGCGACATCCAAAGAGCGATGAAAAATTACTAGTTTTTCTGGCTGCTAATTACTACAGTAGAATTAGATGGCGATCGCAACTAACGAAAGATTGTATATCCTCAGGTGAATTAGGAAACTCCCCACTTTATAGCCCCAGGTTGATTCGGCTTAATTGCAGACCCGATACATTGGTGAGTAACTTTGGAAGCGACAAGGAACTCTCACCATGAAAAATGTTTTATCTAAAACTCTCGGCGCTGCTGTACTTAGTTTAGGTATGGCTTTACCTTTAAGTTTACCAGCAGACGCGCAAACAAATACTGTACCTAGCACAGATGGTGGTACAACCACCACCACAACCTATGACCGCACCGCAAATAATGATGGTTTTGACTGGGGTTGGTTAGGTTTACTTGGTTTATTAGGTTTAGCTGGGTTAGCTGGTAAAAAACGTGATGATGAACCTACCCGTTACCGCGATCCTAGTGCGCCTGGTGCTGGAACCTATCGTGAATAGATAGCGAGAACATAGCAGATAGTGTACAAAGTTTCCTGTACATACAGGCACGGCGGTAGATAACTACCCTCTGGACACTGATAAATCATGCCGTGCCTCATTATTTCAATTCAAAATTAAGAGATTTAAGCTTAACCTTAGATTTTAAGGAATTAATATTGCTCTACTTCTCTTAATTACGAATTATTATCAGTAATTTCCTGGTTCTGTGTCAGATAAATTTCTTGATTGTTACCTGTAACTAAAGGTGTCCAGTAACTAGCAATTAAAGCCACTATTAGCCACCAGAGGGTATTAACTTCAGGACGAAACCAAATAGTGTCTACTGTACCGTGAGCCAGCATTCCCATCAAAGTAGCTAATGCACCAATTAGCCAAAAACCCTGTATGTTGGCTGATTGACGTAGGCGGCGTAGCTGCATCAATGCTGTGTTAACGGTGACTATAATTAACCAGAGAAAACAGGCTAGACCAACAAAACCCATCTCTACAGTTACTTCTAGAAAAATGGAATAGGCACTCAAAGCAGTGTAACGAGGGCGCTGATAAAAAGGGTAGATTTTATTAAAGGAATTGTGACCAGGGCCAATACCAATAATGGGGCGATCGCGGATCATCTCAAATACAGCATCCCACACATTGCGGCGGAAATTATTACTACTATCGTCGCGATCGGCAAAGATACTTAAAACCCGTAAGCGAACTGGCTCAACAAATATGAAGGCTAACAGCAATATTCCCAGCAAACTTCCTAAAAGTATGGGTAATGACCAAACTCGCCAAAAAGGCGGCATTCGCAGACCCCACCAATAAATTAGCAATGCAGTTGCCGTTAAAATTGCTACTACCAACGCAATCCAACCACCACGACTATAAGTAAAAATCAGGCAAGCAGCGTTAATGCCTAGCATTGTGAATGCCAAAGCTTTTTTCATCCAGCCTTGCCAAACAAAAATAGCCATGAGACTAAAAACTACAGCTGGTAAGAGATACCCAGCTAACAAATTCGGGTTGCCTAAATAACTGTAAACCCTGGTTGTTTTGGAAAGTGTAGACTCAGGATCTACCCAAGTAGCTAGGGGTGGCGCACCAAAACGCCATTGTCGCATCCCATAGAAACTGACAACAAGCGAAGTGGCTAAGTATATGTTAATAATCCACGATCGCAGGCGAGGCAATCTTAGCACCCTAGCACAAAGGGCAAATAGCAGTAAATATAGCGTCAAAGTTAACAAGTCATTTAACGCCGCTTTTTTTACTGGTGATAGTGCCGTAGCTACAGCAGCAATTCCCCAATAGAGGAACACTAACAGGTGTATGGGAGTTACTTGGGTATTATTGCCAGTAGCAGGTTCATCGGATAAAGTTAACAGTAACCAAAATCCTATACAAGCTATCAGCAATACCCCGACAAGGGTACTAGAGACAAAAGGAGCCAGAAGATATACCAAGCTGAGTAATGCAGCTGCTATGGTATCTCCCCACCGCAGCAAGAAGCTGGTTTGTCGCCAAGAAGATAACAGTCCCACCAGAGAACGGTATAGGTAACTTGTACCTAAAAATTGTTTCAGGGGTACAGAGGATAAAGTAAATCGTTGCCAGACTAAATTCATAAAACAAGCTGCACTTGATGCAAGTTCTTACTGAACCTGGACTTAATCTTAATGCGGCTCATTATAAAAAGCTAATAACACGGATGGCAAATTAACAATAATCTGAGTTCGCTGGGATGAAAGCCAGAAAGCTTGCGGTCAAAGGAATTGCAGGAATAGGGTGGAAGCAAAAGAAAACTGCTGTAATTAAGTTTTACCGCTACCTATGAGGTACAACAAAGCCATGCGTACAGCTACGCCACTAGTAACTTGAGACTGAATTAAACTAAATTCTGGGTCATCCATCAAATCGGAACTGATTTCTACGCCTCGGTTAACTGGGCCGGGGTGTAAAACTTTCACATTTGGCTGACACAGTTCTAATTTGCTGCGGGTGATGCCGAATAATTGATGATACTCGCGTAAGCTGGGCAGTAAATGGGCTGTCATCCGCTCTTTTTGCAGACGTAGCGTCATGACAAAATCAGCATCTTGCAAAGCTGGTTCTAATTGCCAATGAATAAATAGTTGACCGGGTGGTACTGTTTCTTCCCCAAAAATATAGTCGGCAAATAACTTGGGTAGTAAAGTAGGTGGTGCGGCTAGATGTACTTGAGCGCCGCTTGCAACTAAACTCCAAATATTCGACCTTGCTACGCGAGAATGAAGGATATCACCAACGATCGCAATTTTTTTCCCCTGCAAAAGTTCTAACCGAGGATTAGCAGGGTCAATCAAACTACATATCGTAAATAAATCTAACAATCCTTGGGATGGATGTTCATGTTGACCATCACCCGCATTGAGGACGCTAACACGCACACCTAAACGATCCATTTCTTGAGCGATCGCATTTGGTACTCCTGCTTCCTTATGGCGAATCACCATAATATCAGTACCCATCGCTAAATATGTCTTGGCTGTATCAAGAATTGTCTCTCCCTTAGTCATGGAAGAAGTAGATGCAGCAAAGTTCAGTGTATCCGCACTTAAGCGTTTAGCCGCCAGTTCAAAACTGCTACGAGTTCGGGTAGATGGTTCAAAGAATAGATTCGCCACTACCTGTCCCTGCAAAGCTGGTACTTTCTTCGTGCGTCGTGATAATACTTCTTGAAAACTGGCAGCAGTTTGTAAAACAGTATCGTATTCAGCCGCAGTGAAGTCAGCTAAAGAAAGGACATGATGGCGATTCCAAGTCGAGGTAGGCATAAATCAATGGTCAATAGTCCATAGTCCATAGTCTATAGTCCATAGTCCATAGTCAATAGTTATTTGGTTATTGGTTATTAGTCATTGGTCATTAGTCAACAGTTAAAAATAAACATTTAAGCTGTGAAATGAAATACATTTAGGGCTGTGGAAATTAGGGTGAGGAAGGTTAAAAATCCAATGGTATCTAGCATTGTGGTGACTAGGGGGCCGCTAACTAGGGCAGGATCTAATTTGAGGCGTTTTAATGCCATTGGTAATAAAGTTCCGAGGGTAACGGCCACTATTGTATTAGTTGCCATCACCGCTCCAGCAATCACAGCCACCCACCTTTCTTCAGGTTTAGCCCAAATTAGAGACAGCGCAAACATCGTTACCGCTAAAACTACAGCCGTCCCTAAACCTGCAAGAATTTCTTTACGGAGAATTTTTATGGTGTCTTTGGGTGTGACTTCACCGATGCCTAAGCCACGAATGGTAACTGTTAATGCTTGAATGCCAACCGTACCGCCTGTATTGGAAAATATGGGCATGATCACGGCTAACAACGGTACGGCTGAAATGATTGGTTGAAAGGGGGCGATCGCACTGGCTGCGCCAATATACAATGCCATAATTCCTAATAACCAAGGTAAGCGGTTACGGATGGTGAGTAGGGGAGGAGATAAGGCGGCTTCATCACCACTTACACCGGCTAATTTTTGAATATCTTCTGTGGCTTCTTCTTCTAAAATATCGACTACATCATCAATGGTGACGATACCTACTAATCGCTCCTCCCTATCAACTACGGGGATGGCGATTAAGTCGTAGCGCTTCATAACTTGCGCCACTTCTTCTTGGGGTGTGTCGGTTCTGACTTTAACTACGCGATCGCTAGCTATATCACGAATCCGCACTTCGGGAAAGGTAAATAACAACTGCCGCAAGGAAACCACTTGTACTAGTTTGCGGTTGTCGTCGGTAACGTAGGCGTAGTAAATCGTTTCTTTGTCTTCGTCTTGACGGCGAATTTTGCTCAGGGCTTCTCCTACTGTCAAGCCTTCGCGTAACCGGACGTATTCTGTAGTCATCACCCGCCCGGCTGTACCTTCGGGATAGCCGAGAATGGTGGCTGTGGCTTGTCTTTGTTCGGGACTCAGTTCCTTCAATAAGCGCTTAATTACGCCAGCCGGCAGTTCATCGAATAGTTCTGCCCGTTCATCAGGACTCATATCCTCTACAAGTTGCACTACTTGCGCATCATGCAGGGAGTTAATTAATTCTTCTTGAATTTCTGTGGGTAAATACTCAAATACGTCAATTGCTTGATTTTTGTTGAGAAGCCGAAAAGCGATCGCTCTTTGCTTCTCTGGCAATTGAACAATATACTCTCCTACATCTACAGGTTGTAGCCGATTTAAGTCCCATTTAAGCTGATTTAAGTCAGCAATATCTAGCGCATTGCGAACATCCTGTGTGAGCATGATTCTACTTACCTCCTATTGTCTCCCCCGCGCTGGGAGACTAGCTCGCCAAGCTCAGAGGAGGATAATACTGCCGTCTTGTGGACTTTTGTCCATAAAATTTCAAAAATTGAACTCGATAGTAAATTAGGGCATTACTAAGCCTTCATCCTAACTCGGAATTTGGTTTTCCGATAGTTATGATGTGAAGTTGTGCAAAATCTTAGGGGTTCTGCACAGTATTCAGCCAATTATTACCCTAAAGCTTGCTAGTTATTGTAAATTTTACTACTGTTACAATTTGTGTCAAGTCGTTCCCAAG harbors:
- a CDS encoding WGxxGxxG family protein, with translation MKNVLSKTLGAAVLSLGMALPLSLPADAQTNTVPSTDGGTTTTTTYDRTANNDGFDWGWLGLLGLLGLAGLAGKKRDDEPTRYRDPSAPGAGTYRE
- a CDS encoding IctB family putative bicarbonate transporter; amino-acid sequence: MNLVWQRFTLSSVPLKQFLGTSYLYRSLVGLLSSWRQTSFLLRWGDTIAAALLSLVYLLAPFVSSTLVGVLLIACIGFWLLLTLSDEPATGNNTQVTPIHLLVFLYWGIAAVATALSPVKKAALNDLLTLTLYLLLFALCARVLRLPRLRSWIINIYLATSLVVSFYGMRQWRFGAPPLATWVDPESTLSKTTRVYSYLGNPNLLAGYLLPAVVFSLMAIFVWQGWMKKALAFTMLGINAACLIFTYSRGGWIALVVAILTATALLIYWWGLRMPPFWRVWSLPILLGSLLGILLLAFIFVEPVRLRVLSIFADRDDSSNNFRRNVWDAVFEMIRDRPIIGIGPGHNSFNKIYPFYQRPRYTALSAYSIFLEVTVEMGFVGLACFLWLIIVTVNTALMQLRRLRQSANIQGFWLIGALATLMGMLAHGTVDTIWFRPEVNTLWWLIVALIASYWTPLVTGNNQEIYLTQNQEITDNNS
- the smpB gene encoding SsrA-binding protein SmpB, translating into MSDKSESYKVISDNRQARYLYEILETYEAGIQLTGTEVKSIRAGKVNLQDGYALLRDGEIWLINVHISPYNASGQYFNHEPRRTRKLLLHRQEIRKLIGKVEQQGLTLVPLKMYLKRGWVKISIALGKGKKLHDKRDDLKRRQDQRDIQRAMKNY
- a CDS encoding aspartate carbamoyltransferase catalytic subunit, which translates into the protein MPTSTWNRHHVLSLADFTAAEYDTVLQTAASFQEVLSRRTKKVPALQGQVVANLFFEPSTRTRSSFELAAKRLSADTLNFAASTSSMTKGETILDTAKTYLAMGTDIMVIRHKEAGVPNAIAQEMDRLGVRVSVLNAGDGQHEHPSQGLLDLFTICSLIDPANPRLELLQGKKIAIVGDILHSRVARSNIWSLVASGAQVHLAAPPTLLPKLFADYIFGEETVPPGQLFIHWQLEPALQDADFVMTLRLQKERMTAHLLPSLREYHQLFGITRSKLELCQPNVKVLHPGPVNRGVEISSDLMDDPEFSLIQSQVTSGVAVRMALLYLIGSGKT
- the mgtE gene encoding magnesium transporter encodes the protein MLTQDVRNALDIADLNQLKWDLNRLQPVDVGEYIVQLPEKQRAIAFRLLNKNQAIDVFEYLPTEIQEELINSLHDAQVVQLVEDMSPDERAELFDELPAGVIKRLLKELSPEQRQATATILGYPEGTAGRVMTTEYVRLREGLTVGEALSKIRRQDEDKETIYYAYVTDDNRKLVQVVSLRQLLFTFPEVRIRDIASDRVVKVRTDTPQEEVAQVMKRYDLIAIPVVDREERLVGIVTIDDVVDILEEEATEDIQKLAGVSGDEAALSPPLLTIRNRLPWLLGIMALYIGAASAIAPFQPIISAVPLLAVIMPIFSNTGGTVGIQALTVTIRGLGIGEVTPKDTIKILRKEILAGLGTAVVLAVTMFALSLIWAKPEERWVAVIAGAVMATNTIVAVTLGTLLPMALKRLKLDPALVSGPLVTTMLDTIGFLTFLTLISTALNVFHFTA